The Juglans regia cultivar Chandler chromosome 1, Walnut 2.0, whole genome shotgun sequence nucleotide sequence TTTGCAgttatttttgtagttaaatCCTATAGAAGTTAAAAACAAGATgagaaaaaaagtatatatatatatatatatatatatatatatatataagcggtGCTACTATGCTGCCTGAGCTGTCATGAGCATGATCGCTTTCTGTGTTGCCTAGTGCAATttgcactttatttttttacatttttttaaatcttttttaaacatgtttaaatatttaaaaaaaaaacaatacattaataatcaatttcttaaaaattaagaaaaaaaaattaaataaatatatgagcggtcaaaatgaggagacatactagcattttccatatatatatatgaatttcaCTAATCGAAATGAATTGTTCTCCACCGTTTATTATTAAGTTCTCTTGAGCATATATTAAGAATAGGAACTTAGTTTTGGCCTTTTTGATTTGAGACATGACAAACATCTGTAGagattaatgattttttttattgttttctctcACGAAAATGTGAAGGAAAATGAATAAGTATAATCTGAAGACAATGAAGACAAGCACACAACATTGTTTTTTGGGTACGATGTCtttttgtgctttgttttttgtattggggggggggggcgtgGGAGAGTTTGGTTATTGGGTCCGTACATTCGTCCTTGAAGGCTACAatcttgcatgcatgccatGATCAACTAGAAAGAATCATTGCTTAATTATTCAAGTACATTACACTTTCATAGCCTAAATGATACAAAAACCATTATAGAATCGCACTGCAATCAGTTGTACAAATTCAATCTTGTATGCAATCTGTCTTTGCCAATAACCAATATAGTCCTTTTAGTTTCTGCGAGTCTGGAGAAGAATCAGTGTATTCTATTGATcaattgaatgaaaaaaaatgtgagacacctgaaatattttctagttttctttttgtagAGATGCTATAATCATCATTGTTGTATGAATGGTCCCTCCCCTTGTCCCTTAATATCTTCAAAAGCTACTAACGGCTTCATTTTGAGAACTGGAGCAGCCTGTGAAAACAACTTTATCATTCCTCCTAACCTTTGAATCTTTATATGGTACCTGAGATATGACAACCAAGGGTCAGATTAATGCAAATGTGACTACCATGCCTCCAAAATAAGGCCATAGAATATATTTGAATTCATAAGGACATCACCTGAAACTACGGTATAAGGTTGTGGCAGGTACTGTCGCACGGATATGCACAATCAATCTCTTTGGTCACCCTTCTGCTGAAGTACCAATCGCCAACCGCTTCTGCAATGGTCTGGCAAACATAATTCTTGATTTTAATAACAATGCAAATGGCTAAGTTTATCGAAGCCTAAAAACCTATGCAATATGGATCCTCAAAATTGTTGTTGCATCAATCAGTTACAAAATATGTTAACTCAAGTGCTGTTGATCATTTCAACTGAACGCATGTAGGCTGTTATGCAATGACAGTGACCAAAGCAACACATACTACTGAACCTTCCTACTTAAAAGAATTCAAATCAGACCGTTGTATCCAAGCCTAATTCAAGAGTAAAAAAGTTGCCTGTTGATTCCATCAGTCCATTCCCCAAATCAGGTTTGAACATGCAGAGGTAGATTTATCACATAACATTCTTGGATTTTAGCATTCTCCGCTTATATGGTTCGATTGGCACACAGTTGTACATGGATTTTATGACAAGTACTTATTGAAGTCAATGGAAAACAAAACCTTGTTTGTTGATCCACATGCTTGGTAAACAGAACATGGTCAGATCCACTGACTGGATTACACACTTTTTTTAGTTTACTCTAGAACAAATTGAGAGTGAGATAAAAACAAGCATCATAAGAGATGAAACTAAACTCCTACAGCGTACAGCGGTTCATATTATAACAGGCACAGTGCAAGTTAagtatcatttaaaaaataaataaaaggtacCTTGTTTTGAATTCTCGGTGAGTCATCTCCAAACCATGTGTCTTGTGACTCACTCTGGCAATGAGCAAAGCATGAATTTATGAACATCCCTCCTCTTCTTGAATATTTGAAGAACACTCTCAATGTTAAAAGCATGTCACGCCTGAAACCTAAATGTGGAACGCAGGGCGGGGGATTCAACAAGTGAGTCAGCAAGACAACTAGTGAAAGTAATATATGCAATGCCTGAAGATTTGATGCTACTTAACCAAGTATGTATTATAATTGTCAAAGAGTGAAGTGGAGAATAACCTTGCAATGTCTCTATCTGGGTTTCATCACATGCGGCTGGATTCAGCTTGCAATGATTCCAGTGTCCATGCAAATCAGAAGAAGATGGCACCAATATATGATGAAactgttaaaagttaaaacttttaCTCATTGCTCATTAAAAATCCACTAGAAGTACAAAACGGATACTAAAATCAATTAAGgcagaagaattttttttacttggaaTACATCGTAAGCCGAGTTCAAGATAAAAAATGGCGTGGTTATGTATTTCAATGCATACTGTGGGAAGAAGCACTGCATGATAACAGGATAGATGTCAGGACCATGCCATTTATAGATGCCAGGAAACGAGAGGCTGAAAATTATGGACTTCTGCAAGGACCATACCAGATAAGGCAATTTGAGGGAACTGGTGCAGTTTTTCTCAAGATTCTGTTCCACCCCCTGTCATAGATGCAGCCACACACACCTCTCATAAGTGATTATATATTAAGAATACAGAAATTATAATCAGAACGGAAATTTATTCTTCTTATCACATATAGAATCACGGTAGTACCTGTAGCGAAACAAGATTTTTGTAGAAGGATCTCATGGTGTAGTTCAAACTTATATCTCTTCTgtagaaaaggaaaggaaaaaatatgtaACTTGCGTCCAGTaaaggataaaaaaagaagGCAAGATTGCAGTCTAGCTTGGTTTAACAAAGAGCAAACttacttatcaagaaaaaatccAGCATCGCTTAAGCACTTCACACTGGCATTCTCTGGTAAGTAATTGGTGAAGTTTTGACAATGCAAAAAGGATGCTAAACCTCCAGCAGAGCAACCTGAAAGCAAAGCCTTTAAAAAAAAGGGAGTCAAACCTGGGTCAATTATcatgttgaggaataatttcaTATTGCACGGGACAAGGttttagacatgtttataaggaatgaacaatcctctcttgtagaaccgattttataatatgagttcatgaatttcttcatggtattaGAGTCTGTCACAGGACGAATGGAGGCCCACACTACTTATTCCTTGAcaaggattaaaaaaagaatattgacATGCACGTGAGgaagggtgttgaggaataatctcatattgcCTATAAACAAGGTCTTGAgcatatttataagaaatgaacaatCCTCTTTTGTAAAAccaattttatgagatgagttagttCCATAAATTTCTCCATATCATATGTCAAGTAATCCATTAAATAGTCGTTTGAAAGTAGATAAACCTCATTGTTGCTCATGTAGACACATGAAGCTTGCAGAGATGAAGTGATTAGAGTTATGCAACTTAACATGCAGCAGGAGATGTTTGAGTTTACCTTACGCGCACACCCCAAACCTTTTGGTAGAAGGTCATGAATGATTGCGTCCCAAATTTTTTGCCCTCTGAAATAAAGCAATGACGTCTGTCATTTGTTtttcacaaaacacaaaaaaaaggaatgaagtTAATCACTTAATTCAAAACAATGCATGAGCTTTTACAGCAAagcaacacacacacacaaaaggaCCATCGTAAAAGTGGGaggaaatgttttatttctggaATTACCCCATTGTCAAACTCGGCATCTCCAGCAAATGAGGCTCCATCGCAATATCTAAGCTTCACACGGTTCCAATTGTAAAAATCTGGTCcacatttaatatataataattatttctctaatCAAGACAAGTGACGGCAATTGTCTTCAAGAGAAATACTAAAATCTAGAGACATATGGGCTTCAAATGATTTTACAAAGAGATATTGACAATTTGACGCCACCAAAGAATGAAAGAACACAACTAATAGACTGCAAATGGATTAAATACCAGATAGACATGTCCCATAAAATGTGTTTATGAACAGAGACTATCGACAATGTAA carries:
- the LOC108998642 gene encoding pectin acetylesterase 9, whose translation is MNLNIGFVVVVLALLTSVPLRINAQERLLVPMTVVRNASALGAFCLDGSLPAYHLHRGFGAGTNNWLLQFEGGGWCNDLASCFERANTRRGSTRLMTKFEVFSGILSNNASFNPDFYNWNRVKLRYCDGASFAGDAEFDNGTSLLYFRGQKIWDAIIHDLLPKGLGCARKALLSGCSAGGLASFLHCQNFTNYLPENASVKCLSDAGFFLDKRDISLNYTMRSFYKNLVSLQGVEQNLEKNCTSSLKLPYLCFFPQYALKYITTPFFILNSAYDVFQFHHILVPSSSDLHGHWNHCKLNPAACDETQIETLQGFRRDMLLTLRVFFKYSRRGGMFINSCFAHCQSESQDTWFGDDSPRIQNKTIAEAVGDWYFSRRVTKEIDCAYPCDSTCHNLIP